A single Mangrovimonas sp. YM274 DNA region contains:
- a CDS encoding sodium:solute symporter family protein: MKLLHTVDIIIILLYLATIVFIGLYLRKRAQKSKDDYLLGGKSIPWYMLGLSNASGMFDISGTIWLVTLMFVYGIKSAWIPWLWPVFNQIFLMVYLSKWLRRSNATTGAEWIGTRFGFKKGAKLSHIIVVIFALIMCLGYLAYGFIGLGKFIEIFIPWEMVSNYVPFNVTPEYVPHFYGTIFTLFAVFYSLLGGMSGIVWADVVQFAIMTIAALVIGYLGFHAVGTQGLTVPEGWDSPFFGWELNLDWSNIIPEVNQKIKEDGFGLFTIFFMMMVFKGVLVSVAGPAPTYDMQKILSTKSPAEASKMSGFVSVILMPIRYLMIAGFAALALIYYEKLNLENAAGNIDFELILPTAIMQFVPVGLLGLLLAGLIAAFMSTFAGTLNAAQAYLVNDIYLKYKAPNASANQIKNMNYLTGIVVVLISIVLGFFAKDVNSVLQWIVSVLYGSYVGANILKWHWWRFNGEGFFWGMAAGLLSAAIIPELFPNVLGLYLFPILLIISLIGCVIGTYTAPPTDEEVLKTFYKNVRPWGFWKPIHDKLEAETPGFKKNTDFGRDMFNVLIGTIAQTVLVILPMYLIFRQTLPIYISIAILIVCVFLLKKYWWNNLEEKLD, from the coding sequence ATGAAATTATTGCACACCGTTGATATTATTATCATCCTATTGTATTTGGCCACCATTGTATTTATTGGGCTTTACCTTAGAAAAAGAGCACAAAAAAGTAAAGACGATTATTTATTGGGAGGAAAATCCATTCCATGGTACATGCTGGGCCTATCCAATGCCTCAGGAATGTTCGACATTTCAGGAACTATTTGGCTGGTAACCCTCATGTTTGTGTACGGAATTAAAAGTGCGTGGATTCCTTGGCTATGGCCCGTGTTCAACCAAATATTCTTGATGGTCTATCTTTCCAAATGGCTCAGACGATCCAATGCCACAACCGGTGCGGAATGGATTGGGACGCGCTTTGGATTCAAAAAAGGCGCAAAACTTTCTCATATAATTGTCGTGATTTTTGCCCTGATCATGTGTTTAGGCTATCTAGCCTATGGCTTTATAGGCCTAGGAAAATTCATCGAAATTTTCATTCCATGGGAAATGGTCAGCAACTATGTGCCATTTAATGTCACCCCAGAATACGTACCACATTTCTACGGAACCATCTTCACCCTGTTCGCCGTATTCTATTCCCTATTGGGAGGAATGTCCGGAATTGTTTGGGCCGATGTGGTGCAATTTGCCATCATGACCATTGCCGCTTTAGTTATTGGATATCTAGGATTCCACGCTGTAGGCACCCAAGGACTCACAGTTCCAGAAGGATGGGACAGCCCGTTCTTTGGTTGGGAACTTAATTTAGACTGGAGTAATATCATCCCAGAAGTTAACCAAAAAATCAAGGAAGACGGTTTCGGGCTCTTTACTATTTTCTTTATGATGATGGTCTTCAAAGGTGTGCTAGTGAGTGTTGCTGGGCCTGCCCCAACCTACGACATGCAAAAAATTCTTTCCACAAAATCACCTGCCGAAGCTTCTAAAATGAGTGGATTTGTATCGGTTATTTTAATGCCAATCCGTTATTTAATGATCGCTGGGTTTGCCGCTTTAGCCTTGATCTACTACGAAAAACTAAACTTGGAAAATGCCGCTGGAAACATCGACTTTGAATTGATCCTTCCAACAGCTATCATGCAATTTGTTCCAGTAGGACTTCTTGGATTACTATTGGCCGGGCTGATCGCTGCTTTCATGTCCACTTTCGCAGGCACTTTAAATGCTGCTCAAGCCTACCTGGTAAATGACATCTACCTAAAATACAAGGCGCCAAACGCCAGTGCTAACCAAATCAAGAACATGAACTACCTAACAGGTATAGTGGTTGTCCTAATCAGTATTGTTTTAGGCTTCTTCGCTAAAGATGTCAACTCGGTACTGCAATGGATTGTTTCCGTGCTTTACGGAAGTTATGTTGGTGCCAACATCCTAAAATGGCACTGGTGGCGCTTTAACGGAGAAGGCTTTTTCTGGGGAATGGCTGCAGGTTTGCTATCGGCCGCCATCATTCCTGAACTGTTCCCTAATGTTTTAGGCCTTTACCTATTCCCAATCCTATTAATCATTTCTTTGATAGGTTGCGTTATAGGTACCTACACCGCACCTCCAACCGACGAGGAGGTATTAAAAACTTTTTACAAAAACGTGCGTCCTTGGGGATTCTGGAAACCAATTCACGATAAACTGGAAGCAGAAACTCCTGGATTCAAAAAAAATACAGACTTTGGAAGAGACATGTTCAATGTGCTTATTGGCACCATTGCCCAAACGGTTTTGGTAATCCTTCCAATGTACCTCATTTTCAGACAGACATTACCAATATACATTTCAATAGCCATTTTAATTGTTTGTGTGTTCCTATTGAAAAAATATTGGTGGAATAATTTAGAAGAAAAATTAGACTAA